In the genome of Blastopirellula marina, the window AGCGATCCCGGCGTTGACGATTTCAGGCACGTTTTGAGCGTCCAATTCGATGGTCACCGAGCCTTGTGCTGGTTGAGTGACCGAGTCGATATTAAAGCGTGAACGAGGTGCCGCTACCGGATTGAGGGCGCTATCCAGATCGTTCTCGAGCACGTCCAGCACGTAGTACTGAACGCCGCTGATCGTGACAACCGGAGGATCGTTGTCGCCCGGAGGAACGGCGCTGGCTTCCTGGTAGTCTTCGACAACTTCGTAACTGTCGAAGTTGGCACCGGAAACCGGGTCTTGCATGATGTCTAACGAGACAATACCACCGGTCCATCGCGAGATTTCGGCGGTTCCCGATGCTTCAAAGAACGTGGCGTTGACGTTCGCATCGGTAAAGGCCTCACCATTTCGGGCGAGGTCATTGAACGAGCTCGCTACGTCTGCGGCATCGACACTCTGAGGATTGTCTTGAACAACCACTTCAAAGTCGAGAGTACCCTCGGCAACGGTAGTGAAGGTCAGCGTAGCCACCAGGCGACCTAAAGCAGTATCGGTTGTTCCCGCTCCAATTTCCTGACCACCGATGAAGCGAAGCGTATTCGGCAGAATGTAGCCGTTATCGACCGCCCCATTCAATGTGCCGTAAGGAGTTACGTTGTTCGGAGTATCGCCGGTCAGCGAAGTGAAACCAGGTGCCAGGACGATGCCGGTGGCCGGATTCAGGGTTACCAGCGATTGATCGAAGGTGATGTCGACGAAAGCAGCATCGATACCCGATGTCGTCGTCGAGGTATCCTTCACCCAAACTTGAAGCTGGAAGGTCTCGTTGAGATCTGCCGAGCCCGTCATGGTTTCGTCCACAGTGCCGCCGACGGTAAGAAGGCGGAGATTCACGTCGGCACTGAACGTGGCATCGGCGAGTTCCCCTTCGAGGGCCAACGCGTCCATCGCGGACAGCAAGTCACGGTTGGTCAATCGACCGTCGTTATCGACGTCGAGAAACAGGGTTTGTTCCCCTTCGAGCAGACCACGAGCAGATGCCTGCTGCGTCTTTCTCGACTGCAGACTCGAGATAATCGTGTCGACGTCCACTTGGTCGAACACGCCGTCGGCGTTCACATCGTGTGAAAATGTTTGGTTATGGACGGCGGACATCAAATCCCCCGCCAGCATGGAGCGCGTCTCCAAAGTTTCCATGCGGCGAATCGTTCGCTGCCGTCTGGCTCGCTTGTTCAACTTGGAAGGGACCCGGTGCTGGCGGCTCTTGTTCTTTTTCATGGCGACCTACGGCAACCTATGTTTTCGATTAGGCAAGTAGCAAAATAAGCAACTTGGGAAATTAGGGCGATTTAATCAGCGTCATCCAGACTAATTGGGCAAATTTGCCTTTGCAAACTTTTTCTTACCCTCGTTAGATCCCTTAATGGGAGTAAAACCCCCGCGATCCACATAATTTTCCAGTTACCTAGCCACTTGGTCGCAGCTTGCAGGGCAGAAGTTCCTGCTGACTTGAAGAAAAGATTCCAAATTTCCTGGATTTGCGTTCTCTGCCGGAACTAATAGGGCTCGATCTCGTCCAAAGTTATGGCTCGTCACGATATCTCAGGGGTTACAACCGGTATAACCCCTAAAGTCAGAACTGCTAAGGGTTTTACGCGATTGCGTTGGCCAGACTCGCAATTACGCTGATACTTAGGCAATCCTGCTCGCGACTTGCCCATTATCACCAGTCAACCCATTTACCCAGCATGTTCCCAAATCCATGGGGCATGGTTTAAACGCGCAATCGCCATGAAAAAAGCACGTTCCCGCTCGGCATCTAAGAATTCGCTTCGTCGCCACTGGAATCATGTTTCGCGCCTCGAAATGCTCGAAGGGCGCGAAATGCTCAACGCGACCAACGAACTGCTTTCGTTGCGTCTGGAAGCCACCGACTTGCACGGAAACGTCATCACGCAGATCGAACAGGGGGAAGCCTTCCTGATTAAGGCCTACCTCGACGATCGCCGGGATGAGCCAGAAGTAGACGTAACCCCCATTACGGGCAGTGTTTCCGCGAATGCTCTCGGTTTCTTTAGTGCCTATTTCAATGTCACCTTCGATTCAGCGGGATTCGAGTTCGACCCCACCTATGGGGACGGGGGCGTCAAATACGGTCCATCAATTTCTCCGATCGACCTGATTCCGATCACACCCAACACCGATTACGACGGCTACATCGGATACCTGGGCGTGCAAAACCTGAATATCGGCGTCGCTGGCGAAATCGAAGCCCTCTCATTTCGCATGATTGCCCAGGCACCCGGTACCTACGACATGGAAGAAGCGTTTCTTCCGCACTTCCATTTTGATGTCGTCGACCTGGATGAGAATCCCAACCAGAACATGGAGGACTGGCAACCGAACTATGTCAACGGTGTGCCGCAGTTGGAACGTCTGACGGGCTCGGAATACAACGCAGCGATTCAAGATGATTTTTTCGCACTGTACATCTACGGTGAAGAACGTCTCGTTCAGGAAAGCCAGGTTTACTTCGAGGGGGTCGACCTGGAAGTGGTTGCTTCCCCAGATGCGGACTACCAACTCCGCTTTGTGACGACCCAAACGTTAACGAACAATGGCGAAGTAAACAGCCTGCCGACAAACGTTGACGTGATCGATGAATGGAATCATTTCTACGTTGAGGTTTACGCGAAAGCTCCGGCTGGCAACTCCGTTCAGGCAGGCTTTGTAGAGATAAGCTACGACACCAACGACTTCAGCTTTGTACGAACCATCGGTCGCACGGAAGATCCTTCCAACTTGCGGTACTCGATTACTTCGACCGAAGTCGATGAAGAAAATGGTACCGTTCGGATCGGTTTCAGCACCCTCTCGACCAATCTCGGCGACAATCTTTATGCCCTGGTTGGCCGTATCCAATTGAAATCGGATATGGAACTTCCGGCCAACTACACGAATGGACCGCTAACGTTCACTCAATCATCGGACATTACTCTCTCTGACACCAACGCAACCGTTTACAACCTGACGTCCCACACATCTGCTGTTATTAACGGCTCGGCCTTGGCCAGCCACAGCTTTGAAGTTTGGCCGGTAATCTATGACGTAGGTTCCAACGGTGAAGATCGCAAGGTGGGTATCACCGACTTCGCTGGTTTCATCGGCCAGTACGGCAAGTTTGTCAACAACGATCCTAACCTGCGTAAATTCGATTTCAACAACAATGGCAAGGTCGACCTCGCCGACTTTAGTTTGTTCATTCAAAACTATGGCGAATCGGATCAGGCCGCGACAACTCGCGACTATCCCACTGGCTACCCAGGCAGCATTGGTGGGGCACCACTGATGGGCAGTTCCTTCTTGTTGGAAGGTGAACCGGTAGACACGCGTTCGACGTCGCAAACCACTACGACAACCACATCGTCGGCCACGACCACCACCGAAGACGAGCCAGCCAGTCTTTCGGGCCAGTCTTTAAGCATCACGCTGCCGTTGACCCAAATCGTGCCGAGCGGTTCCGCTTCTGAAGGAGCAAGCCAAGACGACCAGGCTGTTTCGCCTGTCGAGGAATCGACCGACGCAGTGATTTCATCGCTTGATGATCAGACCGATTTGATCGTTATGACCAGCCAAGATTCCGATTCCTCGCTCGCCTCGGACGAGGACGAGAACGAATTTGCGGCACAGGCCGATGAAGTGCTTGCCATCTGGGAGGATGAAACAGCCTTGTAATCGGTCGGATGAGTTCCAAACGAATTCCGTTTCGATCCTCTTCGACTTCTTCCCATCCAATTTCCGAGCGTCATCCGCTGGATTAATCCATGTTTCGTTCCTCCTCTCATCGACGCTCTGCCAATTGCAGAGTGAACAAACGGGCTGGCAGATCAGCCCGTCGAGTGCAGAGGTTTGAGCAACTGGAATCACGCTTGGCTCTTTCGGCCGTGCCGCTAAACGCCCAACCGTTGGACACCGGCGAGTTCATGTTGGGGGATGTCACCGTTACGGTCGTGTTCTTCGAGTCAGACGGCACCGTCGATCCCAACACCGAGACCTGGACCGCTTCGCACACCAACCAGGTCAAACAACGGATCGAAGAGGGGCTGCAATGGTGGGTGGATACGCTCGCGCTTCAATCAAGCGTGCATGAACTGAATTTCGATATCGACTATACCTACGCCGATAACCCGATTCCCATCGGGATCGAGCCGATCTCACGAATCGCAACCGATCTCGAAATCTGGGTGGGCGAGTTTCTCGATTACGTCGGTGCCGAGCGGACTGACAAAATCGACAACGACGTGCGGTTGTTCAACCACACTCAGCGGGTCGCCAACGATACCAACTGGGCGTTCACCCTCTTTGTCATCAATGCCCAAAACGACGCCGACGGCCTCTTTCCGGTCGGAAGCGTTCGTGGCGGATTCTCGCTTGCTGGCGGCTCGTTCCTGGCGATTCCATCCGAGCGACCGGCTAGTTCGATTGCTCACGAAGTTTCCCATCAGTTCTGGGCGATGGACGAGTACGCCGGTGCCGGCCACTACGAAGATACGCGGGGCTACTACGACACCCAGAACACCAATGCGATTGACGGGAATCCAACACCCACCAGCTTAGAAACGAGCCTGCTACGAGAGTCGAACTCACTACTGACGGCCTACGCGACCCATACCAGTAGCACCTCCTCGTTTGAGTCGATTGGCTGGAAGGACTCCGATGGGGACGGGATATTCGATGTCTTCGACGTTCCGATCTCGTTTTCGGCAACCAGTCAGTTTGATCCCATCACCAATCAAATGCGGATCAACGGCAGTGCTTCGATCGGGGTGCTTCCCAATCAGAACTCATGGGGCCTGCAAAACTCGGTTACGACCAATCGCCTGAGCCATATCGAATTCCGCCTGGATGGGGGCGAATGGGTATTGGGACCGGCGATTGATGACTACACCGCCGATTTTGATTTCCTGATTCAACTTCCAGACGCGAACTCCCACGAAATCGAAGTTCGGATTGTCGATAAAACGGGGCTCATCTACTCGCAATCACTTCTCGCGTCGACGGCCCATATCGACTCGACCGCCGTACATGGCTTCACCGGCTATATCACTTACGATGAAAACGACGATGGCATTTTCAATGCCGGCGAGCAAGGGCTGGCTGGCTGGATCGTTGAAGTCGTCGACTTGGCCGGTACCCCACAAGTAACACAAACGATCATCGAGCCTGATGATTTTGCCGTAAACGACGTCTTTTACGATACGATTGGCGGAGTGACGCTGATCGCTCAAGGCTCTGAGATCGACCCCAACTTTACGGAAGTTTCGTCCCGCATCAGTTCTCTTTCCAGCACCGGCACCCAAGGGTTCTTCAACCATTCTGGTAGCTCTTGGAGTAATGCCTGGTCGGAAAAACGCCAGCTGAAGATCGCCTTCGATACGCCCGTTAGTCGCGTGTCGATCGACGCAATCGCGCAAAGTGACGGCGACGTGGGAATTCTGGAACTCTACGATTCTCAAAACAACTTGCTGGGGCGATATACGACCAGCCCGATGGCGGCCGGAGCGTCCGAAACCATGGTCGTGGAACTCGACCTGGCCGAAGCGACCTACGCGATTGCCCGCGGCCACCTGACCGATACGGATGACCCGCGTCGCACGCTACGCTACGTTGCCCTCGACAATCTTCAGGTTGGACGTTCTCATTCGGTCGTGACCGATCAGTTCGGAGCATTCACGCTTCCGTTTGATATTGACGGCAACTTCCGCTTGAAGGTAACCGCCCCCAATGGGACCGACGCCTACTTCACCACGCTCTCGCAAGCTGACGTCAGCTTGACAGCTCAGGCAGGAACAAGCCGAGTTGCGTGGTCTGCGTCGATCGCCGACGACTCATGGCATAATCCGCTGCTGCCAACCGACGTGAACCACGACGGATTCATTGACTCCAACGACGTTGACCAGGTTTTCAACGAATTGGTCAATCCGCAGTTCACTTCAGGGCAATCGGCACAAGGTCGAGCACTCAATGAGAATCCATTGCCCGGCTCTCCCTACTTGGATGTCAACGCAGATGGCCGGCTGAATAAGCTCGACCTGCTGTCGGTGATGGACAAGGCTTATTTACAGAGCCAGTTTTCTCAATCGACCAATCCCGAGCCAGTCACCTCGCAGGTGTTCTACCCAGCCCCTGTCGCGATGAGTTCTGGCCATAGCATCACACAGACACTCACGACGACGACTTCCGAATTCGGCGTCTTGGAAGGGGAGCCCATCGGCCCACTGCCAACCGTGACGTATGAAACCGAAGCAATCGGCGATACCCTTGCGGTTACGCAGGACGCTCCTGCCCTGGCCGATCCCTTCCTAGGGGTCGTTTTGCCTTCTCAAGATTCGGCCGTCATCGCTTCGGCTGCTAACGCTGACCAACTGGCAGCTTCGTCCAAGTCTATGGACGATGAAGCGGTCGACGCGATCCTCTCAGACCTGGACGCTTCTCTCGAACTCCTTTAATCGTTCGTTCTGCTTCATACTTTGGAAAGCAGTAGTAACTTTCCATGTAGAGCATGGTCCATTCGATCTGTAGCGTTCTGGCTGGCTGCAACGGCGCTGGACTTCGTTGACCTGCATCGGCAAATCTCGTGGATTCGCCTGCTTCGGTCGCCTTGTCCAACTTGCCTCGTCTACGCCTGTGACGCTACAACTCTCATGGAAATGCTCTAGCATCCGTCCAAGCATATGGCAGGTATCGACGATGCGGGGTAGGGGAGTGCCGCGCGATGTCGTTGAACTCGACGAAGCGATGCCCTACAGAACGTTGTCGGAATAAAGGCCAGGCATAAAAAATCGCCCGCGGGAATGATCCGGCGGGCGATAATCGATTACGTGTTGATCGTTTCAGACGACTAGCTGATGTCGCCTGGATCGCTGATCAAGGAGAGCAGTTCGTCCAGTTCGTCAGAATCGGCATCTTCATCCGACTCTTCACTGAACTGCTTGCCATCCCAGCTCGAGCTGAGATCATCGGCCATGTCACCGATCAGCTGATCGAACTGATCGTCGTAGCTGACCGATTCAAGGGCGATCGCCTCGTCGCTGAAGGAGGCATCGATGATGCTCGACTCAACTTCGTAGCTGTAGCTTTGAGCATACCCCATCAGTTCAAGAGCCGATTTCATCTGAAGATCGGAGTAGCTCGGTGCGATGGCATCGAAGCTCGAACTCGAGACCAGCGAATCATTCACCACCACTGGCGTGTTCACCACATTAGCCGACGAAGGAATTGCCTCGGCGAATTCGTACGAACTGACTTCCACTGGTGCAACCGTGTCGCTCGAAACCGTTTCTCCAGCG includes:
- a CDS encoding SdrD B-like domain-containing protein — translated: MKKNKSRQHRVPSKLNKRARRQRTIRRMETLETRSMLAGDLMSAVHNQTFSHDVNADGVFDQVDVDTIISSLQSRKTQQASARGLLEGEQTLFLDVDNDGRLTNRDLLSAMDALALEGELADATFSADVNLRLLTVGGTVDETMTGSADLNETFQLQVWVKDTSTTTSGIDAAFVDITFDQSLVTLNPATGIVLAPGFTSLTGDTPNNVTPYGTLNGAVDNGYILPNTLRFIGGQEIGAGTTDTALGRLVATLTFTTVAEGTLDFEVVVQDNPQSVDAADVASSFNDLARNGEAFTDANVNATFFEASGTAEISRWTGGIVSLDIMQDPVSGANFDSYEVVEDYQEASAVPPGDNDPPVVTISGVQYYVLDVLENDLDSALNPVAAPRSRFNIDSVTQPAQGSVTIELDAQNVPEIVNAGIASHQVLLYQVPAGVGGIAETFTYTMTDSGSPDNAATTVGGVYVSITEVDQGVLLIEDPLQVEVTEGVSTGVLDIMDNVTPGEPSDVPTFIDFFDENGGLLTPADLQGTFTPVLDGMNNPTGEFTYVSNIPGLVEMITYQVSDGNNQITEGTIIFKTLFDSLLSGVVYFDSDNDGIVDDNIGTDASPETRIGGVTVELLDSGLNVIQTSVTDATGAYSFAGFDEGTYSIRITDPRFTRKGLTTSGSFTLSGNTISGIGIGNGQPGTYTGLNFGYVGREYKYIGLGDSIASNTENSIVLAFSKPGGLDSLEWFTVDMGWENLVRVRSDLSYFDATTGASQIAFEVSVEGLDDPVIVVQAFSTSTPGYMVVANGPDGLIVRINGAADQVMSNLTSVVDAAFASM
- a CDS encoding dockerin type I domain-containing protein; translated protein: MALSAVPLNAQPLDTGEFMLGDVTVTVVFFESDGTVDPNTETWTASHTNQVKQRIEEGLQWWVDTLALQSSVHELNFDIDYTYADNPIPIGIEPISRIATDLEIWVGEFLDYVGAERTDKIDNDVRLFNHTQRVANDTNWAFTLFVINAQNDADGLFPVGSVRGGFSLAGGSFLAIPSERPASSIAHEVSHQFWAMDEYAGAGHYEDTRGYYDTQNTNAIDGNPTPTSLETSLLRESNSLLTAYATHTSSTSSFESIGWKDSDGDGIFDVFDVPISFSATSQFDPITNQMRINGSASIGVLPNQNSWGLQNSVTTNRLSHIEFRLDGGEWVLGPAIDDYTADFDFLIQLPDANSHEIEVRIVDKTGLIYSQSLLASTAHIDSTAVHGFTGYITYDENDDGIFNAGEQGLAGWIVEVVDLAGTPQVTQTIIEPDDFAVNDVFYDTIGGVTLIAQGSEIDPNFTEVSSRISSLSSTGTQGFFNHSGSSWSNAWSEKRQLKIAFDTPVSRVSIDAIAQSDGDVGILELYDSQNNLLGRYTTSPMAAGASETMVVELDLAEATYAIARGHLTDTDDPRRTLRYVALDNLQVGRSHSVVTDQFGAFTLPFDIDGNFRLKVTAPNGTDAYFTTLSQADVSLTAQAGTSRVAWSASIADDSWHNPLLPTDVNHDGFIDSNDVDQVFNELVNPQFTSGQSAQGRALNENPLPGSPYLDVNADGRLNKLDLLSVMDKAYLQSQFSQSTNPEPVTSQVFYPAPVAMSSGHSITQTLTTTTSEFGVLEGEPIGPLPTVTYETEAIGDTLAVTQDAPALADPFLGVVLPSQDSAVIASAANADQLAASSKSMDDEAVDAILSDLDASLELL